The proteins below come from a single Tepidibacillus fermentans genomic window:
- a CDS encoding AtpZ/AtpI family protein → MNQDSGQDNKNPWRALAVVGVVGANLAIFLLMGIWSGKKLDIYFHSSPIFLIIGMIVGFVLGIWSVIGLIKPFLGD, encoded by the coding sequence ATGAACCAAGACTCAGGTCAAGATAATAAGAATCCATGGCGTGCTTTGGCAGTCGTAGGAGTTGTTGGTGCGAATCTCGCTATTTTTTTGCTTATGGGTATCTGGTCTGGGAAAAAATTGGACATCTACTTTCATAGTTCACCTATTTTTTTAATTATTGGCATGATAGTAGGTTTTGTACTCGGAATATGGTCTGTTATCGGCTTAATCAAACCGTTTTTAGGAGATTGA